Proteins from one Panulirus ornatus isolate Po-2019 chromosome 28, ASM3632096v1, whole genome shotgun sequence genomic window:
- the LOC139757729 gene encoding cuticle protein CP575-like — MSEGRPWVYNTAETGAEHQLLSCNHTNMKFLVMFLLGLVVLAAARPNDIIDIDEDHLEHEQEGIAGTAVEGEYTWVAPDGTEHEIEYVANKFGFQVVR; from the exons ATGAGTGAAGGACGTCCCTGGGTATATAACACGGCTGAGACAGGTGCAGAGCATCAGCTGTTGTCCTGCAACCACACAAACATGAAGTTCCTG GTGATGTTTCTGCTTGGCTTGGTGGTCTTGGCTGCCGCTCGTCCTAATGATATCATCGACATCGACGAGGACCACCTGGAGCACGAGCAGGAGGGCATCGCGGGCACGGCCGTAGAAGGCGAGTACACGTGGGTAGCGCCCGACGGCACCGAACACGAAATAGAGTACGTCGCCAACAAGTTTGGCTTCCAAGTCGTCCGATGA